A genomic stretch from Plasmodium reichenowi strain SY57 chromosome 4, whole genome shotgun sequence includes:
- a CDS encoding alpha tubulin 2 (part of same gene as PRSY57_0419500B~gap found within coding sequence): MREV; encoded by the coding sequence ATGAGAGAAGTC